From Bactrocera neohumeralis isolate Rockhampton unplaced genomic scaffold, APGP_CSIRO_Bneo_wtdbg2-racon-allhic-juicebox.fasta_v2 ctg1159, whole genome shotgun sequence:
ttctgtggcaatcttgataaaagtaaaagcttcaaTTCGTAAAGCTTTCCCCACACGTATGGTGAAAAAGTAATGTAAAtagaaaacagctgatttctattcaaattattcattaaaatgGACAATTCTGCAACGTaagtttccaaattttaattattaacaaaatttataatttaacttttattttatagtaaacCCAAGCACGATAGAGCTACGCTCGAGCAGCTGGAGGCATATGTGTTGTTTTGCCAAGCACGCCCAGAAATTAGTACGGGGAAAAATTGCCCAAAGACGCCTCAACGGATGAAGGAGTTGTGGCAACAGCTGGCAGAGCAACTTAATTCGTGCAGAGGACCAATACGAAGTGCTGCAAAATGGAAAGAggtaacattttattttatttttcgtttatttattatattgtgtTAATTTATAGACGTTAGGCGTTTGGAAAAGCCAACTGCGCACTCGAGCAAGGCGGTTGAAAATGACTCAAAGGCTCACAGGTGGAGGTCCAAGTTCCAAGCCCATGACGGACTTCGAAGAAATGGCTTTGTCGACATTTGGCTCGGCCGCTGTAGATGGGATGCAAAATGTGCAAAGCCTAGGTTTAACGCCAATTTGGCAAACAGATGAATGCGCAATTTCATCACCCACGGGTAGTCCTCACCAATTATGCAGTCAGGTagatgcaagcccaaatcccGAACACCATACAGCAAGTCCATCGTCACCATCTACGTATCCTAGCTTGGAAAACCAGGTAAGTTTTCATTatgatataattacaaaatacatatacatatgtataaatttttttgcaatttctgattacgtttttttcttttaaggaTGCTTCAACTTCGGTGCTATCACGAAGTGCACGAAACAAGCTTATCAGCACTTTGATAGCTGATATTCCAAAAAGGAATGCTGCTGACGAAGAGAGGCGACGGGAGCATTGGGAAATGATGCAGGCCATTCAAGGCCTAACTAGTTCTATAACAGAACTTATAAAATCGTTTactagtaataaaaaataatatctaaagtttaattaaaattgaaataacgtatgtgtaatatttttatttaattaatatttattgaattaattaagtttggttttttgttttataatagaataaaaaaaatggaatggaaattgcaatttgttttcttttaacaaaaaggataaataaataaacaaataatggaaGTAAGTAGTGTATTTCGAAAGTCGAATTGTGAGAACATTTATATACTtctgtacataagtatatggattggcttctgtatatatgtatataactaaagAGTTGATATATATCTTGATCTTGTTCTTTCACCTTCGCGCATGTACTGTGAAGAGTTATAATCATTAATTGGAGAATCAAAGTCTTCTGCAACCCCGTCATCTATTTCGTTGAACGTAATGCCTGCTTTCGTCATTATATTATGCAATATAACGCAAGTACTAACAAACAAAGCGGAAGTTTCGTGTGAATAATGTAGAACTCGGTGCTTCAACAAACATCTGAAGCGAGATTTTAAAACACCAAATGCTCTCTCTATGCAGTTTCTTGCAGAACCAtgtaatttgttgtatttttgctcTTTATGGGTATTAGGTGTTCCCACTGGTGTTAAAAGCCACGGTTCTAGAGGATAACCTTGATCGCCAAGAAGCAAAGATTCCCTCCGTTGTTGCTCAGACGTATTAGTATGCTGACGAATGAGCTGTTCTCGTAGGTCAGAAGTTGCCCAAATTCCAGAGTCATGTGTTGCACCCGGAAATTTAGCATTTACAAATGTAAAACATAATCGGTAATCGCAAACCTAAAAAACGAtacattcaaaaattgcattggcatatatgtatgtatgtatatgcatgcaaaaacaaaacttactgCTTCAACATTGATACTGTAGAAtccttttctatttaaatataaattaagaggACGTTCGACATTATTTGATGGTGGAGCAATGATAGCAATATGCGTGCAGTCAATTGCTCCTATGGtgctttttattccaaattttctaaaaaatctggaatatatgtatttcaaataaattagcatattatcatttgtattacaataatactttccccgtttttataaaagtttcttcCTCTATTGAACTGGGAAACTTTATTTCTCCTCCCTTCACCTTCACAATAAGTTTTGCTACAGCTCGCAGACTTCTCGAAAGGGATGACTGACTCATGGGCAAGTTGACGTTGTTACCTACACATTTCTGATATGAGCCGTGTCCAAAGAAGTTCAAAGCTGCTAGAACCCTTACAGTTAAAGGTAGTGACGTTTTCTGATTATCATGTGGGGCCAGTTCATCAATTAGGCGGCGGCAAATTTCACGAGTTAAtcttaaattttgcacaaagaTATTCTCGCTCAAAGAAAATGGATTGCTATCGTCgcgtaaactttttaaatgccGCGAGCGATTCCTATTCTCAcaattttcatcttcgtttaacaataataacaaaagtaaaatatcttccattttcacaacaatatgcacatttaatatttaattcataacgagcactgctgtcaagagcatttgacatcttaacaacttataaagaaaagagctttttatttcagacacagAATACAGAATGCTTGATAAATGTAAAACTTTGACaaattagaaatatgtatgttgaatttgtcaagtgcacagaataggggtgataaaatatacatatgtgcatacactCGCCAGAAAAATTATCCGTACACCTcgatatgaaaacaataaactgAGTAATTTGtgatcaaaataatttaataattaactaattatgtataaaaaataatatacaaaagttttatttagtattttcactacactttccataaattttttttgacctacactttaaacaaattttttcaaaacagaaacaaaaaaatctcacATAATGAAACAGAAAAAGTATTCGTACAATTTGAAATTAAGTACATatagttaaattattttgtaaaaattcaatatcCTAGTAACTGGTGGGATAGCCCTTACGTTTTAGGACCTTGGCAAGTCGTTGTGGCATTGAATGAACCAGTTTGGATGTGTCATGATTTGGCCTATTCGTCCATGATCACATTTTTAAGCACTTCTTTGGATTTTATGGTGTGTTGGCGGATTCTGCGGTCCAGTAAATCCCACAAATGCTGGATGGGATTAAGGTCTGGAGATTGAGGTGGCGAGCGCAATTGGGTTTTTATGTTATAGAGCAACCAAAGCTTTACATTGTGTGCCGTATGCTTTGAATCATTAtcctgttgaaaccaaaaaTCATCACCAAGCACCAACTGCTGAGCACTATCCTTCAAATTACTTTTCAAAATGCTTAAATAGCCCAATTGATTGAACTTTCTTCCTTTGATGCCAAAAGTACAAAACTTGCTTTCGTCGCTGAATAAGACACGTTCCTAAAACTCTCGAGGCTTGTTAATGTGTTTGTTGGCAAAACCCAAACGTTTCTTTCCGTTTACTTCGGAAATAAAGGGCTTCCTACATGCTACACGTACGTGATACTCATctatcttcaaaaattttcgtaTACTATTTGCATGGAGATCCTTGTCAaacaagtttttaatattttcacaaatttgcgAGGCAGTAAGGCGAGGATTTGCTCTGACTGACTATAATATTGTTCGTTTTTCTCGAACAGTCAATATACTTGGACGACCAGAACGTGGTTGTGACACAATCGAGTTAGTTTTTTTGAATGCTTGCACGACATACTGCACAGAAGAATGAGGTCTTCCTATTATTTTACCTATTTCCCTGAAAGATTTGCCCTCTTTTCTGAgtttaagaataatttttttttcgccagcgctaatttctttaatttaagaGGCCATCGCGAATTTTAGcacaaagaaaaaattctaataaccTTAAAGTGAACTGTTCAAAGTGAGATCAATTATACACTACAATTTAAGCGCTTAAGTGAATGTATTTGTCACCATATTATAAGGTGAATACCCCGTTATGATTTGCACGGATACTTTTTCCGtttaatttaagtaattttttttgtttccgttCTGGGAATTTGCTTTTAATgtgtatgtctaaaaaaaaacatatggaaAGTGTAGAAGAAATCTATCTATATAatctatataattaaaaatgaattgttgttcgttagtctgattaaaactcgagaacggcttggccgattgagctgactttggttttaagaTGTTTGTCGTAGACCAGGGTAGGTccaaacggtgagcaaataaggaaaaattacgagtaagacagagtaaaacgacaattccattttcccatataaaagttgaccacttatttgctgtcaaacatttgacggtatttgtactctcagttccactcgaattgaagaacgcattaaaacaagacttttgaatcgacaacataatatcaactttgctcataacatcgtgtatttaaatttcaatttcaaatttcaaaatatatacatataattaatgtgttgacatgtttgatggtgccaaccttacaaatatgttaccaactctcaaaaatacttttattataataacggggcatctctgcctgtgcagactccacattgctcattgcttactagatatacaGCCTTATTCTCgtgccctcacaaaagtcaccatcctcactacagtgatgtttctcactatagtgagggttaccttattctggcgaaaattcaaaagctcaaatgctcactattatcacaaatatctgtgacgtgtgaaagcagccatcataatagaaaacatctgtggttgttttgttttacatcaatatttgacattttttaaaaaatattagagtGTTATAAATAGCATGTAGGAACAgttctttgtgtatgcggcaattgttgcggaggaggaatcggggggtaggaggaaaattttgaggggtttacgagacaaaagcgatccttttactatgcaagacacaacatttataaatacatttcgattcctaaaatcgctatgtaaagtacttataggtgaattggtgatgcatgatgtgcagaagtcgagtatatcttttgatctgcgtttcctggcgtgtttgtgtttttacttGCGTGGCTCCTACAaaaaatgcgttggtaatagttatatgctttGGGATCAAGGGTGTGCCctcggcgcaatcgattgtacccatattgggattgtttcaccctcaagcacagacgccaCTACTCCTCTCTCACTTTTCATGAACCGGAAAGGATTTTATAAGTTAATGATAAGTTAATAAGAACAGCGTgtgaaatataatatcaaactctgcctaattaaagcaaaaatatttaaattttagaaagcaTTTTCAAATCTACTGCATCTggtaattgaacaaaaattaaataaaatatttcattaggcACCAGAgttcaattttatgattttctactATCGCTTATATTGTTTGCAACAATTATTTCCATCTATTTTTATGaatgcataaacaaatattggatttattttttatttattggttatcagcgatatgcatatgtagatgATAAGCAATGTACGTAGTAAGTGGATTTTTGTTTCcttatttgtattaaaacagctgtttgacagcgaaaagcttttacctcacgtggtgacttttttaagcttttttcttatgaggtttgagcaagaatagcctcacaaaatatgcctcacaagaaagctctcaaatttttcctctcaactcagttgagatgttttttcagaatagagctgatagaatactacatagtttgccatatttcgtaagctagaagctttctcttcagcagtttaacagcgcagttttcatttatatgaaaatttcgaagaggcaacatattccatttccacatatgccgacggcataattcgttaatatgaaaattagaagggcgagttaagacggttgtgttatattataacaataaagtacattttcaaaataacatttaatatttagtataatattgttaatttatagaaatgttatgcaaattgggttgggaagtcttaaacttaataaacttatacaagcataaatcaaaatatcatttctcattttaaatttattattttaattggtatataaaagttatgccactcttattatatagtagtccaaaaatataaattcttatttttcccagaaatacatttgtaaaaaaaggatctttatcatttgttattatcttatttttttcaaaaatacatttgtaaacaaaaggatatttatccttttttatgttccacacaaaagttttaacgtgccctacatcagctacctacccgacggcatttcgcaaatgataaaataaatttttcaagagctcaaagcata
This genomic window contains:
- the LOC126766428 gene encoding uncharacterized protein LOC126766428; protein product: MDNSATKPKHDRATLEQLEAYVLFCQARPEISTGKNCPKTPQRMKELWQQLAEQLNSCRGPIRSAAKWKETLGVWKSQLRTRARRLKMTQRLTGGGPSSKPMTDFEEMALSTFGSAAVDGMQNVQSLGLTPIWQTDECAISSPTGSPHQLCSQVDASPNPEHHTASPSSPSTYPSLENQDASTSVLSRSARNKLISTLIADIPKRNAADEERRREHWEMMQAIQGLTSSITELIKSFTSNKK